From Lycium ferocissimum isolate CSIRO_LF1 chromosome 12, AGI_CSIRO_Lferr_CH_V1, whole genome shotgun sequence, one genomic window encodes:
- the LOC132040027 gene encoding cytochrome c oxidase subunit 6b-1-like: MATPSLSEQYLLKEKEAKSTVANPVEETEVKTSSTAPSEEDTSKTEETPAVESSEVAPAASEESSGASDSAAPENNEASPPVEAASEESAESTEDETSGNENQESADETPEIKLETAPADFRFPTTNQTRHCFTRYIEYHRCIAAKGEGAPECDKFAKYYRSLCPGEWIDRWNEQRENGTFPGPL; this comes from the exons ATGGCCACTCCATCTTTGTCTGAG CAATATTTACTGAAAGAGAAAGAAGCGAAATCCACAGTGGCAAATCCAGTGGAAGAAACTGAGGTTAAGACCTCTTCAACTGCTCCATCTGAGGAAGATACTTCCAAAACTGAGGAAACCCCAGCGGTTGAGAGTAGTGAAGTTGCGCCTGCTGCATCTGAAGAAAGCAGCGGAGCCTCTGACTCAGCAGCACCGGAAAACAATGAAGCCTCTCCTCCTGTAGAGGCTGCCAGTGAAGAAAGCGCCGAAAGTACTGAAGATGAGACTTCTGGGAATGAGAATCAAGAATCCGCGGATGAGACCCCTGAGATTAAG CTTGAGACGGCGCCTGCTGACTTCCGCTTCCCTACTACGAATCAGACAAGGCACTGCTTCACAAGATATATTGAATATCATCG ATGCATAGCTGCAAAAGGTGAAGGCGCTCCTGAATGTGATAAGTTTGCCAAGTATTACCGATCCCTTTGCCCTGGTGAATGG ATTGATAGATGGAATGAGCAGAGGGAGAATGGCACCTTTCCAGGACCACTATAA